TCAAGGAAAACTTACGAGTCGAGTTAGGATCTCTAAAGAAGTTGTCACTTAACCATGCTGGTATGAGTGACGGTATTTTGGAAAGGTTTATATCTGAATGCTCTTCCTTACAGGAACCATCCACTGTCACTTAATGTCCCTAATCTTAGAAGTTTGTATTTGGAATTTGATGTTTCGCTACTAAACATAATTGACGTTTCATCTGTTTGTGATTTCTACATCAAATATTCAACCTTCCGTATGAATGACGATGAAGTAGTTGCAATTAATCAAATATTGCTCGAAAAATTACAAGGTACTCAAGTTTTTCGACTGTCACTTGATGCTTCGAAGGTATGTTTTTCTCCTCTCTTTTTTTCGAGCACAATGTTTTCCATTGAATTATTACACCTTTCATTCTTGAAAGCCATTACGGCAAGGATCCCAAAACTTAATTGAACTTAACTGAACTTTATAGGACCGAGCTTGAACTAAAgtgaaataaaagtaaaagtatgTCAAAAAGAACGGGGTATATAAATACGTTAATTTCCAAATACTTAATTAACTGTTATATGGTTTTGATTGGTAAAATCCATTTCCTTCCATTACAGAACTTCCTCCATTCAACACAATTGGAGGAAATCTTGGCTATTGGAAATCTTGGACGAGTCAGCTTCAACTTATAGAATTCTTGCTTAAATCCGCAGCTAACTTAGACAAATTGATAATTATCCCTAGCATGAAGCCATTGAAGGAAGCAGAGGAGCTTGAATTTGTTAACCATATCTCGAGCTTCGAGAGGTCTTCGCCAACTGTGAGGGTAATCTTTTCTTGAAAAGTATAGTCTTGATGGTTTATATCATTAATCATAGTAATCCACATTAGTTCGGAGGATCGATCGGAAGTTTGAATCCCTCTCCCATTGTATTGTACTACCGTTGCTGACATAGAAAATGAAAATGATCTTTTTTGTTCAACTATAAATTCTCAAAGCTTAAAAAGGTTGTGCATCAGATTGCATATTGATTTACAGTAAGAAATCGTCTGCGGTCTCAATACAATATATGTTGTCTCTTGCATCGTCCCAGTATACCGGGCTGCGAGACATGCTTTCTATTATAACTGGCGTGATCGCGATTGTTATACCAGTTCGGATCACCTGTCCCACAAATTTGTCTATTTCCTGTCCCATCCATAAATTTGTGGATGGGACAAGACAAACCCGTTTTCGGTTCTTCCATTGCTAATTCacggattatacaaccagttgtatatgttggaCGCTGTAGAATCCAAGCTTTGTGATAATGTATCAATctgtatgttaaataatatgaACTTTATTAGAAAGTACACAAAACTTCAGAGAGACGGTATCTCAataacgttattgagagacctctctcTGAAGTTTTTGTGTACTTCaataggtctcatgagagaccgtaTTGAACTCATCCATTTGCACATTAAAAACATTAACTTTGAATTaactcagaaaaaatacatataagttCGAGTTGTTATACCTTGTTAGGGTACAGCTGAATGTATAATCGTATTGTCCATTTGCTAGTTAATTCTGAAATAAATTATCTTATGGAAACGTCCCTATATGTGTATCCTATTTATTACCATAGATCTGATGTGTCAGCCTGTGTTTGAAAGTTCGTTTATTTGCTTTtttcagctagtcttgcttgtgacggactaatcccgtcataagcttgtgacctctcacaaaagggacacaaaagggagaggggacaaggtgggacatCCCCCAtatgcttcccactcacctctcaatggatattttgtgagaggaaacagTATCCGTCacatcgcccgtcttcaatgagattttgtgttatttTTTAAGCAAAGGTCCCACCATGTCCCCCACGTTCTCTAATCATATTTTATATCAgagaaaatccatcttttatgTTTTACTCCGTATAGGCAACGACAACCATCATACTGCTGAAATGAACATTTAGTGGTATATGGTTGTTGTAATTTACGCactaattaaattgaataaaataGCTATGGAGTATTAATAATCTGAGTATATTATTAACTTAATTATAATATAAAAATTAACAAAATCAATAACTGAAACAATACCACTACCAATTTACCATATAAAAAAAACCCCACAAATACACTATAATCAGACTTTCTTATTCTAAATTTGACAAATACGGAATAACTAATTATTCAACAAATTGCTTATAATAAATCATAAACTCAAACTTcaactgaaacaaaaaaaaattacaattttaaAAACTTATAAATACAAATATAAGAATTGATCACGGATATTCTAAATATGAattaacagaaaaaaaaaatattctaaATCTAAAAATAAATTATACAACCCTTGAATTCTTCAAACAAATAACACCAACCCTTACAAAATAAAAGGATTTTGACACAATTGTAGACTTGAATTTGTGGTATAAAtattttttgtaaaataaaaaataatggaATGAGAGAGGGCATTGCTTATGATCTCCATCAGTTTATGCCTTTTATCAAATAAAGTTGGTAAAAGGTGAGCGTGAGTGTTTTTAGGATTATTAATATGATGGGTCAAATAGGGTTTGTAATAGATAAGGGTTGTCATATTTTGGCCCAAACTCTGATGGTTTGAGAGCCCATTGTTTaagtttgtattttatttttttgaaggAAAGTTCGTATTTTATTCAATTAAcgtgttatttaatttattattactCCCCGTCTCCATTATCTGTTTAACTTTACTTTTAACGCAAAGAATAAAGGAAAGGAAGAGGAGAAAATTTGTAATTATAGTTAATGAATGAAAAGTGGACAATAGCCTCATTGGATTATCATATTACACGTAAAAATTATTTCCAgtaatagaaaggtaaacaaattgaatgagacgccataaaatataatatttaaaCAAATGACTAAGATGCGGGGAATAGAATGTACATTTGTTAACTATGAGCATATAATTATCGTCTTAGATTAGACCTGTCAAATGGGTTGGGCGGGGCAGAATATGGGCCTGGTCAGCATACGGGTCGGGTCGAATACGGGTCGCGTTATACgagtttcgggtcgggtcagggtCAGAATACGGTTTCGCTATAACGATGCTTCTTAGGAACATCGTAATAGTTCATTGTTGTAAAAAATTCACTTATGATTGTACACCGTAATAGTTtattgctgttttttttttttcattcaaatTTGTCTACTTTTGTTGTACCATATTTCAGATACCAATAGGTACAAATTTGGTAATTGGAAACGGAATTATGATAGACATTGAGAACATAAAATATGATTTCAATTAAAGAACAACCTTTAGTAGCACACTTTGCTACAATATGCTAAATaacaaacccgtgcaatttgcacgggtttaaaactagtatataTACTAATAATATACCCTTGGAATAAGAATATATACTAGTTTTGTTTTCCTTATTTTTTCACTATCTtgtctctatattaaatttcTCTCTACTCTCTatatattattgatggggcatattctgcaccgctgaccaagtcaacatatcgagcaaggtcaaagatatccacagcaagtcaacgacttagacagcctagccgatgcagcccatcggcctgtcagcctaggtctcggcatggcaacctgccagccgggacacatacccgcgtactcgtATCcaaagacccctcggcggtgagtcaatagggcccgccggcctgccataggtccctcggccgaggggtagatcagtctttccacctgctagccacttggccacttggccactacgtgacaaaaggtgaaagtctataaatactcctcaactatcattgaggaaaggatccacaacttaacctaagaaacactattcatctggtattatcttccttatctctctacaatatacatttagtcaagtaacaacaacttatcccttaagtttactgacttgagcgtcggagtgagtacgcttggcacaaagccaagccctcagttcgttcattattgcaggagaggccgagaggaacgataaagacaagaaggattcaactcaagacattattctaaaagccacgggtggtaacaatacttgctctggaattacacccggaataattggcgccgtctgtggggaatcgctactagaagctagtcacattcatccccaaacaaaaaaaaaacaacaaaaacccacccaaaaagctaagaagatgtcgaaacaacaagacgcagtcgtgaccgacgaaaccgcattctaccaagatgataccttcaacaattctggagttgtgcggccctccaccggcgagtaatccaaccggagttcgggatgccaataatacggaCACGCCGCCCGacaaccagtcaccatcatgggacatgtggttgacatagcaaaaaccgaaaatggtcctggacctaattagtaatacgcctgctcacactgtcacgccgacaagagcggcggaaaccgtccaggagaccagggcccaaaatgtgactccgagaaatttgaacggagcactaggagaagctgacccagtcaagtcgccgggggagcccaaagtgggcgtggtagacctaagtccttcccgcgctcatgggaggacagcgtccccgcagcacgaacgaggcttaccccaaaggagccagaggagtccgactcagcagagttggagaagaagtccgagtcgaagaaggagtccttcccgctacgaggagaggagccggattaggattgcgaggagccgatcgccgcgtgtcgttcgacacgtggtcagacagcccctcaacgcctacgtcctagaggtCCAGGTGCCAaccaagctcaagttgccacccctatcatacaaaggagatagtgatccagccgaccacgctgaggctttcgagtcttacatgtcggtatgggagcagcccgatgaggtctggtgccgagttttcccaacaactttgcatgggatggctcaaagttggtacaaagggcttcccgacggctcggtatactattacgccgacctaagagacgcctttctagcccagtactcttgcaacaagagaagggccgtggagacatcggacctcctaactatcaaacaggaggggggcgagtctctatgaagctatgtgaagaggttcgatggaaaggtccagcagattcgagaaattaatcccgaaccgCGGCGGCCTTCGcggatgaagggcctcccaaggggagacttaaaaaatgagctcatcaagtgcggaggcctgagcttggatgccgccaggaggatggccgaccaggccatcaaggtagaagactatcacaagacctgggtaggccccagagAGGCCGAGCACTCCgaaaagaagagccaccgggaggacaacccggatgaaagacgccgtgacaaagaacgggtcacggtccgatgacgacgccgtgagaataataggtcacggtccgacAAACCCGCCAGAAATGAACTCGGCGGATGCCGGGGAActcgggaacgtactacaaaaacggtgcgatgatcacaccccctagttgtatcggccgccgaggtcttcgcgttgagcaagaacg
This sequence is a window from Silene latifolia isolate original U9 population chromosome 8, ASM4854445v1, whole genome shotgun sequence. Protein-coding genes within it:
- the LOC141594709 gene encoding putative FBD-associated F-box protein At5g56560 produces the protein MKLRPRKRVRSSKDEIIVNILSCMPTRDAVRTVLLRCFRNLWTLVHSLKFYLDEYTSNYPRRKQWFCSFVHNVLIRHGKLSIDRIHLCIEPEPTASYLGVWLRSALDRQAKEIRLSKFNNIFTGRLYLNALPYRNHPLSLNVPNLRSLYLEFDVSLLNIIDVSSVCDFYIKYSTFRMNDDEVVAINQILLEKLQELPPFNTIGGNLGYWKSWTSQLQLIEFLLKSAANLDKLIIIPSMKPLKEAEELEFVNHISSFERSSPTVRVIFS